A stretch of Polypterus senegalus isolate Bchr_013 chromosome 5, ASM1683550v1, whole genome shotgun sequence DNA encodes these proteins:
- the LOC120529573 gene encoding C-X-C chemokine receptor type 2-like gives MNITTSPEDNSEEYWVLLVIMHFIILVVGFLGNAFVLAVYTCSRKPLCTMDAYLINLSISDLLLAFTCLFYLTSLIDNWIFGEPMCKIISLLNETVFTFSIFTVACIACDQYLATVKLSSCPIRKNAVPTYIKVMLTITWLLSLLIGIPDYFVYKEEITNGTSQCSISLDLLTKQSYYMILVLQVTFPFFIPLIAILFCYIAILFKVRSTSIVQKRRVYKTVLGLISVFLLLEAPYHICIFMETIKIISKTWTEITFLLAAFSSCIHPFLYALLWKKFRKRVIKITPSFAKNEKTLKKAKKHSDSSKKI, from the coding sequence ATGAATATCACCACCTCTCCCGAAGACAATTCTGAAGAATACTGGGTTTTGCTTGTTATAATGCACTTTATCATTCTTGTTGTGGGATTTCTAGGAAATGCATTTGTTCTTGCAGTATACACATGTTCAAGGAAACCATTGTGCACGATGGATGCTTATTTAATAAACCTGTCCATTTCTGACCTATTATTAGCATTTACTTGCTTATTCTATTTAACTAGTCTCATTGATAACTGGATATTTGGTGAACCTATGTGTAAAATCATTTCTTTGTTAAATGAAACAGTCTTCACATTCAGCATATTTACTGTGGCCTGCATTGCATGTGACCAGTACCTTGCAACTGTAAAATTATCCAGCTGTCCTATAAGGAAGAATGCAGTACCAACTTACATAAAAGTCATGCTTACAATCACCTGGCTATTATCCCTTCTCATTGGTATTCCTGATTATTTTGTTTACAAGGAAGAAATAACTAATGGTACTTCTCAATGCAGCATTTCTTTGGACCTACTAACTAAACAATCCTATTACATGATATTAGTATTACAggtaacatttccattttttatacCATTAATTGCTATTCTTTTTTGCTACATTGCCATTCTCTTTAAAGTGAGGAGTACATCTATTGTACAAAAAAGACGTGTCTACAAAACTGTACTTGGTCTAATATCTGTCTTTTTGCTACTTGAGGCTCCTtatcatatttgtatttttatggaaactataaaaataatttctaaaaccTGGACCGAAATCACCTTCCTACTTGCTGCTTTTTCCAGCTGTATACATCCTTTTCTTTATGCCTTATTGTGGAAAAAATTTAGGAAAAGGGTTATAAAAATTACTCCATCATTTGCAAAAAATGAGAAGACTCTAAAAAAAGCTAAAAAGCACAGCGATTCTTCCAAGAAAATTTAA